One window of Triticum dicoccoides isolate Atlit2015 ecotype Zavitan chromosome 5A, WEW_v2.0, whole genome shotgun sequence genomic DNA carries:
- the LOC119301134 gene encoding trafficking protein particle complex subunit 6b-like produces MGREVSESCVDGVVMEMVAAYCGRFYAAKPELAAGRIEAIGFQVGHQLSERYTMERPRFTDHLEAIKFICKDFWSELFKKQIDNLKTNHRGTFVLQDNHFRWLTRVSLDPAVESTDATENDSGSLGDSAAQTTSMLLYFPCGLIRGALTNLGIPCAVSADMSNLPACSFVVRIKT; encoded by the exons ATGGGGCGGGAGGTGTCGGAGAGCTGCGTTGATGGGGTGGTGATGGAGATGGTGGCTGCCTACTGCGGCCGCTTCTACGCCGCCaagccggagctcgccgccggtcgCATTGAGGCCATCGGCTTCCAGGTTGGCCATCAACTCTCCGAGAG ATATACGATGGAGCGCCCTCGATTTACTGATCATCTTGAGGCAATCAAATTTATTTGCAAAGATTTTTGGTCAGAACTGTTCAAGAAGCAGATTGACAATCTGAAAACAAATCATAGG GGCACCTTCGTTCTTCAAGATAACCATTTCCGGTGGCTTACTCGTGTTTCTCTAGATCCAGCAGTAGAGAGCACTGATGCAACTGAGAATGACTCTGGGTCATTAGGTGATTCTGCAGCCCAAACAACAAGCATGCTTTTATATTTCCCATGTGGGTTAATAAGAGGTGCTCTGACAAACTTGGGGATTCCGTGTGCTGTCTCTGCAGACATGTCAAACCTTCCAGCAT GTTCTTTCGTGGTGCGCATAAAGACATGA